One Phaseolus vulgaris cultivar G19833 chromosome 2, P. vulgaris v2.0, whole genome shotgun sequence DNA window includes the following coding sequences:
- the LOC137812164 gene encoding fasciclin-like arabinogalactan protein 12, with protein MKIKQTLFFSLLLLVPIFSITTLAQSPAAAPKAPEKPAPAKPAPAAPAPAPAKPLVPALPQSPSSGDTSGSQDIVKILRKAKSFNTLIRLLKTTQIINQVNAHLVTSKNGGLTILAPDDGAFSELKAGYFNSIGDRQQKALIQYHVLPVYVSSSNFDALSNPVLTLASDSPTGYQLNVTAYGNSVNISTGVVNATLTGIVYTDKTLAIYHVDKVLIPLDFSKPKSIAPAPAVAKAPKAEKDNSSTEDDDQAQAAKDSSGAIIHGTTLVSFGVALLAAVATMSC; from the coding sequence ATGAAGATTAAACAAACTCTCTTCTTCTCACTCCTACTACTTGTCCCCATTTTCTCAATCACCACTTTAGCTCAGTCCCCAGCTGCAGCCCCTAAAGCCCCAGAAAAACCTGCTCCAGCAAAACCTGCCCCAGCTGCACCGGCTCCTGCACCCGCAAAGCCATTAGTCCCGGCATTACCCCAGTCACCCTCTTCAGGTGATACTTCTGGCAGCCAAGACATCGTGAAGATCCTGAGGAAGGCCAAGTCATTCAACACACTAATCCGGTTGCTGAAAACCACCCAAATCATCAACCAAGTGAATGCACACCTTGTGACCTCAAAGAATGGAGGCTTAACCATCCTTGCACCCGATGATGGTGCCTTTTCAGAACTGAAAGCAGGGTACTTCAACTCCATTGGAGACAGACAACAAAAAGCATTGATACAATATCATGTCCTCCCCGTTTATGTCTCCAGCTCAAACTTTGACGCTCTGAGCAACCCTGTGCTGACACTGGCCAGTGACAGCCCCACGGGGTATCAACTAAACGTGACAGCATATGGTAACAGTGTGAACATTTCAACTGGGGTGGTGAATGCCACACTCACAGGCATTGTGTACACAGACAAGACACTTGCAATATATCATGTGGACAAGGTCCTCATTCCTCTCGACTTCTCTAAGCCCAAGAGTATAGCTCCAGCTCCAGCTGTGGCCAAGGCACCTAAAGCTGAAAAGGACaactcttcaacagaagatgatgACCAGGCTCAGGCAGCCAAGGACAGCTCTGGTGCCATCATTCATGGGACAACCTTGGTGTCCTTTGGAGTTGCTCTACTTGCAGCAGTAGCTACAATGTCGTGTTAA